Proteins encoded together in one Lathyrus oleraceus cultivar Zhongwan6 chromosome 5, CAAS_Psat_ZW6_1.0, whole genome shotgun sequence window:
- the LOC127083128 gene encoding uncharacterized protein LOC127083128 produces MMRTRHEDHQSRAFHELSAIVLNLLRSSPTPLNFSDHPPGPPSRRLLPPQISPAGFASMFLGISLALMLCGSVTFFIGFVLMPWVIGLIMVLYVAGIVSTLSDFGSFIFRYVTAAPEPRKDIPAWKVM; encoded by the exons ATGATGAGAACAAGGCACGAAGATCATCAATCTCGTGCTTTCCACGAGCTATCAGCCATCGTTCTAAACCTCCTCCGTTCTTCTCCAACGCCGTTGAATTTCTCCGATCATCCACCGGGTCCACCGTCACGGCGCTTGCTTCCGCCTCAAATCTCCCCCGCGGGATTCGCCTCCATGTTTCTTGGAATCTCGCTGGCTCTTATGCTATGTGGATCGGTCACGTTCTTCATCGGGTTCGTCTTGATGCCGTGGGTTATCGGATTGATTATGGTCCTCTACGTCGCTGGAATCGTTTCGACTCTCTCCGATTTCGGAAGTTTTATTTTCCGTTACGTTACGGCGGCGCCAGAGCCGCGTAAGGATATCCCAG CGTGGAAGGTTATGTGA
- the LOC127083129 gene encoding uncharacterized protein LOC127083129, translating into MADWGPVVIAVVLFVLLSPGLLFQVPGRNRVVEFGNMHTSGVSILVHTIIFFGLITIFLIAIGVHINTG; encoded by the coding sequence ATGGCGGATTGGGGTCCAGTGGTGATAGCAGTGGTGCTGTTTGTGTTGTTAAGTCCAGGCCTGTTGTTTCAAGTGCCGGGAAGGAACAGAGTGGTGGAGTTTGGGAACATGCATACTAGTGGTGTATCTATTTTGGTTCATACAATTATCTTTTTTGGACTCATTACAATCTTTCTTATTGCCATTGGTGTTCATATCAACACTGGTTAA